One Pseudomonas lalucatii genomic window carries:
- a CDS encoding IS481 family transposase gives MNLHKHARLTPRGRALLVRRIQHGLRVEEAAQAAGVSVRTAYKWLRRFREEGEAGLMDRSSRPQHCPHATPGTVVECLIEHRRSRKTYRQIAGELGLAVSTVARRLRRAGFHRLAELEPAPPVVRYEYPTPGDLLHLDIKKLGRFWRPGHRVTGDRQQNSDGAGWEFVHVAIDDASRIAFSSLHPDERGRSACQALLQALRYYRSLGIRCTRIMTDNGSCYRSHKFRRLLRRLGLRHLRTKPYTPRTNGKAERFIQTSLREWAYARSYESSAQRAQHLTPWLHHYNWHRPHASLGYQPPISRVPLPLNNVLGLHS, from the coding sequence ATGAACCTGCATAAACATGCCCGTCTTACCCCTCGCGGTCGAGCCCTTTTGGTTCGGCGCATCCAGCACGGCTTGCGGGTCGAAGAAGCCGCCCAGGCGGCCGGTGTGAGCGTGCGAACCGCCTACAAATGGTTGCGGCGCTTTCGCGAGGAAGGCGAGGCCGGGTTGATGGATCGTTCATCACGTCCGCAACACTGCCCGCATGCCACACCCGGCACCGTGGTCGAGTGCCTGATCGAGCATCGACGCAGCCGCAAGACCTACCGGCAAATCGCGGGAGAATTGGGCTTGGCCGTCAGCACTGTTGCGCGCCGCCTGCGGCGGGCCGGCTTTCATCGACTGGCTGAGCTGGAGCCGGCGCCACCGGTGGTTCGCTACGAGTACCCGACACCCGGAGATCTGCTGCATCTGGATATCAAAAAGCTGGGCCGTTTCTGGCGACCTGGCCATCGGGTCACCGGCGACCGGCAACAGAACTCCGACGGCGCGGGCTGGGAATTCGTCCATGTGGCCATCGACGATGCCAGCCGCATCGCCTTCAGCAGCCTGCATCCTGACGAGCGTGGTCGCAGTGCTTGCCAAGCCCTGCTCCAGGCGCTGCGCTACTACCGCAGCCTGGGCATCCGCTGCACCCGCATCATGACCGACAACGGCAGCTGCTATCGCTCTCACAAGTTTCGGCGCCTGCTCAGACGATTGGGGCTGCGCCATCTGCGCACCAAGCCTTACACGCCACGCACCAACGGCAAGGCCGAGCGCTTCATCCAGACCAGTCTGCGCGAGTGGGCTTATGCCCGTAGCTATGAAAGTTCGGCACAGCGAGCACAGCACCTGACACCCTGGCTACATCACTACAATTGGCACCGGCCACACGCCAGCCTCGGCTACCAGCCACCAATCAGTCGCGTTCCGCTTCCACTGAACAACGTACTGGGTTTACACAGCTAG
- a CDS encoding antirestriction protein ArdA, translating into MECWKLGALYCEDEYAIHDFEGYRLGEYAGLESAHEIACLIEEYPEFGGALFVHFNDLEQARKAAEEDYCGCYTSLADYAQDLRTPGCRTVNRIRCLRSAG; encoded by the coding sequence TTGGAATGTTGGAAACTAGGTGCGCTTTATTGCGAGGATGAATACGCCATTCACGACTTCGAGGGCTATCGCCTCGGTGAATACGCAGGCCTGGAGAGCGCCCACGAGATCGCTTGCCTTATCGAGGAATACCCCGAGTTCGGCGGCGCCCTGTTCGTCCACTTCAACGACCTGGAGCAGGCGCGCAAAGCGGCCGAGGAAGACTACTGCGGCTGCTACACGTCGTTGGCCGACTACGCCCAGGACCTCAGAACGCCTGGCTGTAGAACAGTGAATAGGATTCGATGCCTTCGTTCGGCTGGCTAA
- a CDS encoding acyloxyacyl hydrolase — MKRSNIILSGVIALGLAGPTVQAAEFSGAIGATGQGEMTFRAALAQAWDKRWWQSETGQLGGYWDAAYTYWEGGDEASGAHSLSFSPVLTYEFSGLRYTPYIEAGIGVAFFSKTDVGEQQLGSSFNFEDRLGVGMKLPGERKVGLRAIHYSNAGISQPNEGIESYSLFYSQAF, encoded by the coding sequence TTGAAACGAAGCAACATCATCCTGTCCGGCGTAATCGCATTGGGACTTGCCGGGCCCACTGTTCAGGCAGCCGAATTCTCGGGCGCCATCGGCGCAACCGGCCAAGGCGAGATGACCTTTCGAGCTGCCTTGGCGCAAGCCTGGGACAAGCGCTGGTGGCAGAGCGAAACCGGGCAGCTGGGCGGCTATTGGGATGCCGCCTATACCTATTGGGAGGGTGGAGACGAAGCTTCGGGCGCGCACTCACTGTCGTTCAGCCCGGTACTAACCTACGAATTCAGCGGTTTGCGCTACACGCCTTACATCGAAGCGGGGATCGGCGTTGCGTTCTTCTCCAAGACGGACGTCGGCGAGCAGCAGCTAGGTTCTTCATTCAACTTCGAGGACCGGCTGGGGGTTGGGATGAAGCTGCCGGGCGAGCGCAAGGTCGGCTTGCGCGCGATCCACTATTCCAACGCAGGCATTAGCCAGCCGAACGAAGGCATCGAATCCTATTCACTGTTCTACAGCCAGGCGTTCTGA
- the adeC gene encoding AdeC/AdeK/OprM family multidrug efflux complex outer membrane factor, producing MNLKALTVVVALALGGCTLIPDYERPPAPVPADWPQGAAYNPAQEGGVSAALLGWQQFFLDPALRQLVGVALDNNRDLRHAALNVEAYRALYRIQRSELFPTIDAGAAGVRQRLPDDLSRTGESGIQSQYDVSLGVAYELDVFGRIRSLSRAALEQYMATTEAQRSVQIALVGDVATAYFTWRTDQALLKLTEATLDSYRQSLELIRASAEAGTASELDVRQARTLVDQARTQKALYTRRIAEDANALQLLLGTGIPADLPEADKPNIELLADFPAGLPADLLLRRPDIRAAEHRLLAANANIGAARAAFFPSIGLTGAAGTASRELSGLFDAGSGTWSLMPQINIPIFTAGRLKANLDYTEVQKNINVADYEKSIQTAFREVADGLAARDNLGGQVKAQRDLVENNQAYYQLARQRYDEGVDAYLTVLDAQRELFASQRQLLSDQLLQLNREVLLYKSLGGGWRQGDPVAFAN from the coding sequence ATGAATCTCAAGGCTCTGACCGTGGTGGTCGCCCTGGCGCTGGGCGGCTGCACCCTGATTCCGGACTACGAGCGCCCGCCGGCGCCGGTTCCGGCCGACTGGCCGCAGGGCGCGGCCTACAACCCGGCCCAGGAGGGCGGCGTGAGCGCCGCCCTCCTGGGCTGGCAGCAGTTCTTCCTTGACCCGGCGTTGCGCCAGCTGGTCGGCGTGGCGCTGGACAACAACCGCGACCTGCGCCATGCAGCCCTCAACGTCGAGGCCTACCGGGCGCTGTATCGCATCCAGCGCTCCGAGCTGTTCCCCACCATCGACGCTGGCGCCGCCGGCGTCCGCCAGCGCCTGCCGGACGACCTGTCGCGGACCGGCGAGTCGGGCATCCAGAGCCAGTACGACGTGTCGCTCGGCGTCGCCTACGAGCTGGACGTCTTCGGCCGCATCCGTAGCCTCAGCCGCGCGGCGTTGGAGCAATACATGGCCACCACCGAGGCGCAGCGCAGCGTGCAAATCGCCCTCGTCGGCGATGTGGCGACCGCCTATTTCACTTGGCGCACCGACCAGGCCCTGCTGAAGCTGACCGAGGCCACCCTGGACAGTTACCGGCAGAGTCTGGAACTGATTAGAGCCAGCGCCGAAGCGGGCACCGCCTCGGAGCTCGACGTGCGCCAGGCGCGCACCTTAGTCGATCAGGCCCGCACGCAGAAGGCATTGTATACCCGGCGCATCGCCGAAGACGCCAACGCCCTGCAGCTGCTGCTCGGCACCGGCATTCCTGCGGACCTGCCAGAGGCCGACAAGCCGAACATCGAGCTGCTCGCCGACTTCCCCGCCGGCTTGCCGGCGGACCTGCTGCTGCGCCGGCCGGACATTCGCGCCGCCGAACACCGCCTGCTCGCCGCCAACGCCAATATCGGCGCGGCCCGGGCTGCGTTCTTCCCGAGCATAGGCCTGACCGGCGCGGCCGGTACTGCCAGCCGCGAGCTGAGCGGCCTGTTCGACGCAGGCTCGGGGACCTGGAGCCTGATGCCGCAGATCAACATTCCGATCTTCACTGCCGGACGACTCAAGGCCAATCTGGACTACACAGAGGTGCAGAAGAACATCAACGTCGCCGACTACGAGAAGAGCATCCAGACCGCTTTTCGCGAAGTCGCCGACGGCCTCGCCGCGCGTGACAATCTTGGGGGGCAGGTTAAGGCCCAGCGCGACCTAGTGGAGAACAACCAGGCCTACTATCAGCTCGCGCGCCAGCGATACGACGAGGGCGTGGACGCGTACTTGACCGTACTCGATGCTCAGCGCGAACTCTTTGCCTCTCAACGGCAACTACTGAGTGATCAGCTATTGCAGCTGAACAGGGAAGTCCTGCTGTACAAGTCTCTAGGTGGTGGCTGGCGCCAAGGCGACCCTGTTGCTTTCGCGAACTGA
- a CDS encoding efflux RND transporter permease subunit — MSRFFIDRPIFAWVLAIVAMLAGALSLVKMPISQYPNIAAPAVAIAVSYPGASAQTVQDTVVQVIEQQLSGLDGFRYMSAESSSDGSMTIIVTFEQGTDPDIAQVQVQNKLQLATPRLPEEVQRQGLRVVKYQKNFFLIIGLVDTTGKMSNFDLGNLIAAQLQDPISRINGVGDYLLFGSPNAMRIWLDPAKLNSYQLTPGDVAAAIREQNVQVSSGQLGGLPTRSGVQLNATVLGKTRMTSPAEFEEILVKVKADGAQIRVKDVARVELGADNFSISSQHNGRPSAGLALRLASGGNLLETVEAVKAVMEKQKAYLPDGIEVLYPYDTTPVVEASISSVISTIVEAVVLVFLVMFLFLQSFRATLIPTLAVPVVLLGAFALLPYFGLSINVLTMYAMVLAIGLLVDDAIVVVENVERLMHEEGLSPLEATRKSMGQISGALIGIGMVLSAVFLPMAFFGGSAGIIYKQFAVTIVVCMGLSVLVALIFTPALCTTVLKAPTGDGHHEKKGFFGWFNRSFDRGANRFERGVGGMLRHRGRYLLAFALITAGTGYLFTQIPKAFLPNEDQGLMMVEVRMPVNSSAERTEAVLEQVRDYLLKEEGELVNSALTVNGFNFAGRGQNSGLGLVMLKDWDQRAEEGQDVFSIAERANVHFAGIKDATVMAFVPPAILEMGNAMGFNLYLQDNAGGGHGALMEARNQFLQLANQHPKLRAVRPNGKDDEPQFQVNINDEKARALQVSIASINETMSAAWGSMYVNDFIDRGRVKRVYIQGEDTARISPEDFDKWYVRNALGEMVPFSAFATGEWVFGSPKLERYGGISSVEILGEPAPGYSTGDAMLAISEIMRELPPGIGLNYTGLSYEEIQTGDQAPMLYALTVLIVFLCLAALYESWSVPVSVMLVVPLGILGAVLATLWRDLTADVYFQIGLMTTVGLSAKNAILIVEFAKELYEKEGLPLVQAAIEAAKLRLRPIIMTSLAFTFGVLPMALAAGAGAGSQHSVATGVVGGMLTATVLAVFFVPLFYVVVVKLFEGRKTSPVVVEGETA; from the coding sequence ATGTCCCGTTTTTTCATTGACCGGCCGATCTTCGCCTGGGTGCTGGCCATCGTCGCCATGCTCGCCGGCGCGCTGTCGTTGGTAAAGATGCCGATCAGCCAGTACCCCAACATCGCCGCCCCGGCGGTTGCCATCGCGGTTTCCTATCCCGGCGCCTCCGCGCAGACCGTGCAGGACACCGTCGTGCAGGTCATCGAGCAGCAGCTCAGCGGCCTCGACGGCTTCCGCTACATGTCTGCCGAAAGCAGCTCGGACGGCAGCATGACCATCATAGTGACCTTCGAGCAGGGTACCGACCCGGACATCGCCCAGGTCCAGGTGCAGAACAAGCTGCAACTGGCCACACCCAGGCTTCCCGAGGAAGTGCAGCGCCAGGGCCTGCGAGTCGTGAAGTACCAGAAGAACTTCTTCCTGATCATTGGCTTGGTGGACACCACGGGCAAGATGAGCAACTTTGACCTTGGCAACCTGATCGCCGCGCAGCTGCAGGATCCCATTTCGCGCATCAATGGCGTAGGCGACTACCTGCTGTTCGGCTCGCCCAACGCCATGCGCATCTGGCTCGATCCGGCCAAGCTCAACAGCTACCAGTTGACTCCAGGCGACGTGGCGGCCGCCATACGCGAACAGAACGTGCAGGTTTCCTCCGGGCAGCTCGGCGGCCTACCGACACGCAGCGGCGTGCAGCTCAACGCCACCGTGCTGGGTAAAACCCGCATGACCTCGCCGGCCGAGTTCGAGGAAATCCTCGTCAAGGTCAAGGCTGACGGCGCGCAGATCCGGGTGAAGGACGTGGCCAGAGTGGAGCTGGGCGCAGACAACTTCTCGATCTCCAGCCAGCACAACGGCCGGCCCTCGGCCGGGCTGGCCTTGCGGCTGGCCAGTGGTGGCAACCTCCTGGAAACCGTGGAAGCGGTGAAGGCGGTCATGGAGAAGCAGAAGGCTTATTTGCCGGACGGCATTGAAGTGCTCTATCCCTACGACACCACGCCGGTGGTGGAAGCCTCGATCAGCTCGGTGATCAGCACCATCGTCGAGGCCGTCGTGCTGGTGTTCCTGGTGATGTTCCTGTTCCTGCAGAGCTTTCGCGCCACCCTCATTCCCACCCTTGCGGTGCCTGTCGTGTTGCTCGGTGCCTTTGCGCTGCTGCCGTACTTCGGCCTCAGCATCAACGTACTGACGATGTACGCCATGGTGCTGGCCATCGGTCTGCTGGTGGATGACGCCATTGTCGTGGTGGAAAACGTCGAGCGCCTGATGCATGAAGAAGGCCTCTCGCCACTTGAGGCCACGCGCAAGTCCATGGGGCAGATCTCAGGCGCGCTGATCGGCATTGGCATGGTGCTGTCGGCGGTGTTCCTACCAATGGCCTTCTTTGGGGGCTCGGCCGGGATTATCTACAAGCAGTTCGCCGTGACGATCGTGGTCTGCATGGGTCTGTCTGTGCTGGTTGCATTGATCTTCACGCCGGCCTTGTGCACCACGGTCCTCAAGGCGCCCACAGGGGATGGTCACCACGAGAAGAAAGGCTTCTTCGGCTGGTTCAACCGAAGCTTCGATCGTGGCGCCAACCGCTTCGAGCGCGGTGTCGGCGGCATGCTCAGGCACCGCGGGCGCTACCTGTTGGCGTTCGCGCTGATCACTGCCGGCACTGGCTACCTGTTCACGCAGATTCCCAAGGCGTTCCTACCCAACGAAGACCAGGGCTTGATGATGGTCGAGGTGCGCATGCCTGTGAACTCTTCGGCCGAGCGCACCGAAGCGGTACTGGAACAGGTGCGTGACTACCTGCTGAAAGAAGAAGGCGAACTGGTCAACTCGGCGCTGACCGTCAACGGTTTCAACTTCGCTGGCCGCGGGCAGAACTCCGGCCTGGGCCTGGTCATGCTCAAGGACTGGGACCAGCGCGCGGAGGAAGGCCAGGACGTATTCAGTATTGCCGAGCGCGCCAACGTCCACTTCGCCGGGATCAAAGACGCCACCGTAATGGCCTTCGTACCGCCGGCGATCCTGGAAATGGGTAACGCCATGGGCTTCAACCTGTATCTGCAGGACAACGCCGGGGGCGGTCACGGGGCACTAATGGAGGCGCGCAACCAGTTCCTGCAACTGGCCAACCAGCATCCGAAGCTGCGCGCGGTGCGCCCCAACGGCAAGGACGACGAGCCGCAGTTCCAGGTCAACATCAATGATGAGAAGGCCCGTGCGCTACAGGTCAGCATCGCCTCGATCAACGAGACCATGTCAGCGGCCTGGGGCTCCATGTACGTCAACGACTTCATCGACCGTGGCCGGGTCAAGCGCGTCTACATCCAGGGCGAAGACACCGCGCGCATCTCGCCGGAAGACTTCGACAAGTGGTACGTGCGCAACGCTCTCGGCGAGATGGTGCCGTTCTCGGCCTTCGCCACCGGCGAGTGGGTGTTCGGCTCGCCGAAGCTGGAGCGTTACGGCGGTATTTCCTCGGTGGAGATTCTCGGCGAACCGGCGCCCGGCTACAGCACCGGAGACGCGATGCTCGCCATTTCCGAGATTATGCGTGAGCTGCCGCCGGGCATCGGTTTGAACTACACCGGTCTTTCCTATGAGGAAATCCAGACCGGTGACCAGGCGCCCATGCTTTACGCGCTCACCGTGCTGATCGTCTTTCTCTGCCTGGCAGCCCTCTACGAGAGCTGGTCGGTACCGGTGTCGGTGATGCTGGTGGTGCCGCTGGGCATCCTCGGTGCGGTGCTCGCGACCCTGTGGCGCGACCTGACCGCCGACGTGTATTTCCAGATCGGCCTAATGACCACCGTCGGCCTGTCGGCGAAAAACGCGATCCTCATCGTCGAGTTCGCCAAGGAGCTGTACGAGAAGGAAGGACTGCCGCTGGTGCAGGCCGCGATCGAGGCCGCGAAGCTGCGCCTGCGGCCGATCATCATGACCTCCCTGGCGTTCACTTTCGGCGTGCTGCCCATGGCGCTGGCCGCCGGCGCCGGCGCCGGCAGCCAGCACTCGGTCGCCACCGGCGTGGTCGGCGGGATGCTCACCGCCACGGTGCTCGCGGTGTTCTTCGTGCCGCTGTTCTACGTGGTGGTGGTCAAGCTGTTCGAAGGCCGCAAGACGTCGCCAGTCGTTGTCGAAGGAGAAACCGCATGA